A genomic segment from Spinacia oleracea cultivar Varoflay chromosome 3, BTI_SOV_V1, whole genome shotgun sequence encodes:
- the LOC130469590 gene encoding secreted RxLR effector protein 78-like → MAVIKVDMSKAYDRVDWIFLLKVLQAYRFSDKWVQLISQCISTVWFRTLVNGKAYAPFKPKCGLRQGDPLSPYLFLFCMDILSRMLSLAEDIKLFKDLQVSSRSPSISHLFFADDAMLFFKADKGACSFIMENLVRFGKISGQQLNLKKSFFKFSPL, encoded by the coding sequence ATGGCGGTAATAAAGGTGGATATGTCCAAGGCATATGATCGGGTGGATTGGATCTTTCTTCTTAAAGTTCTTCAAGCCTATAGATTTTCTGACAAATGGGTCCAGCTTATTTCGCAATGCATTAGTACGGTGTGGTTTAGAACCTTAGTCAATGGAAAGGCTTATGCCCCCTTTAAACCTAAGTGTGGTTTGCGCCAAGGTGATCCTCTTTCCCCGTacttattcttgttttgcatggATATCTTGTCTCGAATGCTTTCTTTAGCAGAGgatattaaattattcaaagacCTACAAGTTTCGAGTAGATCTCCTTCCATATCACACTTGTTTTTTGCGGATGATGCTATGCTTTTCTTCAAGGCTGATAAGGGAGCTTGTAGTTTCATAATGGAAAATTTGGTTAGGTTTGGGAAAATCTCAGGTCAACAACTAAACCTAAAGAAATCCTTTTTCAAATTCTCCCCTCTATGA
- the LOC110793050 gene encoding uncharacterized protein has product MEAMVQRENGMMIKNKSASPSYTESEVIMSMYCQGISRVLLEWNGLQMAIQNQWGGYDSHQKSQQLVFDIFSWFCKSRGSLYVEELENLLHESMLFSFNTDIEDGSIEEVAEQLMSMHEGCLQGCHV; this is encoded by the exons ATGGAAGCAATGGTGCAAAGGGAAAATGGTATGATGATTAAAAACAAATCGGCATCACCCTCATATACGGAGTCGGAAGTTATCATGTCTATGTATTGTCAAGGAATATCAAGGGTCCTCTTAGAGTGGAATGGCTTGCAAATGGCCATCCAAAATCAATGGGGTGGCTATGATTCTCACCAAAAGTCTCAACAACTTGTGTTTGATATCTTCTCTTGGTTTTGCAAATCTAGAG GTTCATTATATGTAGAAGAATTGGAAAATTTGCTGCATGAAAGCATGTTATTTTCATTCAACACAGATATTGAAGATGGTAGCATTGAAGAG GTTGCAGAGCAATTGATGAGCATGCACGAAGGAT